In Triplophysa rosa linkage group LG18, Trosa_1v2, whole genome shotgun sequence, a genomic segment contains:
- the synpo2lb gene encoding synaptopodin 2-like protein has translation MVAEEVVVILSGGAPWGFRLQGGAEQQMPLQVAKVRKRSKACRAGLRETDELVSINDIPCDTLSHAEAMNLIDTGRGNLHLRIKRAPAAFQSVVLLGRAPSPRIDKEYRAALRALSPPLTSNPPGVNRASLMSPTGGLECLTSPPDSEAYYGETDSDADVMAQERQRRQRRRSPSCSPAKSPGPVSPQEEETSELSGYESAQDVSWAVTDMNGMAKQQHHAMPGVARREVVYQPQQPEWSHREENSSENSDQSPSGTAEVDSGFQEPPSVPPLVSPERAKGALMLASHRLMVPMVGPVNKPVDEELSATYMDKAKQAKLHRGESKQDKQVKEARSKCRTIASLLTDAPNPHSKGVLMFKKRRQRAKKYTLTSFGSVDGESYSTTEGETEDESFFPGSDSELDEDGFSAAPDPTWDSGYLDVLDRRTSACIVPDRDVKTNLGLNATSGKGAQLFEQQRKRAEEHTSNLVTPSVLPMSYHLGDTTLAYTPFTPVAPLTTFHSTNMLNGEPLVVSRTSVVLSSPGQTPMPSMAGALPEQADSSVASSVHNRTARPFAPGCVSHRAATAPVVFRPNTAKKAESQIKAVSVATIPASFSPASSEVKKAVSTTSLYIPARPTTFNGLSSVIGPSSLLSPSSVTSGPFSPPPSNAPFNTPTYSSSSAPFSPTASHATSLNSPSVMVQPYSSQTQAMPLSPPYHKVSTQYQPPPPVHVPAQPFSPPFTNSPVPPNAFIHAPAPPNAFTHAPASAPHNTFIHALATPYALTHAPAPPNAFTHARAPASVHAYAPVTPNVQTSPTHKVSFNPYISVASTTPELPDTPMPQQYQEAKSTEGISSREQRASVPAGRTGILQEACRRGSSKKPMFNTQEEKKPPSYNPELLSLVQNLDERSHSGAEAGFESGPEEDLLNLGAEACNFMQAQKNKMPPPVAPKIGRPAPEIPQMQGKGAELFARRQNRMDRYVVDKYPKTPEQPRDPSPTPSLPAHWKYSPNIRAPPPINYNPLLSPSCPPVAQRSTKANDASKVGVKTAPGQHKPGIKALDFMSRQPYQLNSSLFSYGGGVPQTIASYQQQQNGISMTGNSINMPKQVPVKASRVYEIKRFSTPTPMSAPTALSPTVIAPRSATTLGEPMWRSDVTSPPPVAPRPMAPFSPPPPAPTTALPALPKISTVPVPYSVPIQQPTTPLQAYTPFQAAKQFQSAPELSPLSAGLQCSVSGSSQNLRVPRPRFSTSSMGLQPNVWRPGSILY, from the exons atggTGGCAGAGGAAGTAGTTGTGATCCTCTCCGGAGGTGCACCATGGGGTTTCCGATTACAGGGAGGAGCTGAGCAACAGATGCCCCTTCAAGTGGCAAAG GTGAGAAAACGCAGTAAGGCTTGCAGGGCAGGTCTCCGAGAGACAGATGAGCTGGTGTCAATCAACGATATCCCCTGTGACACACTGTCTCATGCTGAGGCTATGAATCTTATTGATACTGGCAGAGGAAACCTCCATCTGCGAATCAAAAG GGCCCCAGCGGCATTTCAGTCAGTGGTGCTCCTGGGTCGGGCTCCCTCCCCCCGTATTGATAAAGAGTATCGCGCAGCATTACGTGCTCTATCCCCCCCGCTCACCTCTAATCCTCCTGGTGTCAACAGAGCATCGCTCATGTCCCCCACCGGTGGCCTTGAGTGTCTTACATCCCCTCCAGACAGCGAGGCGTACTACGGCGAGACAGACAGCGACGCAGATGTGATGGCCCAAGAGAGGCAACGCAGACAGAGACGACGAAGCCCTAGTTGCTCACCCGCCAAAAGCCCAGGACCAGTCTCACCCCAGGAGGAGGAGACTTCGGAACTCAGTGGCTATGAAAGTGCACAGGATGTGAGCTGGGCAGTAACTGATATGAATGGAATGGCAAAGCAGCAGCACCACGCGATGCCCGGGGTGGCCCGTAGAGAGGTGGTCTACCAGCCTCAGCAGCCTGAATGGTCCCACAGAGAAGAGAATTCATCTGAGAATTCTGACCAAAGTCCATCCGGAACTGCAGAAGTGGACAGCGGCTTTCAGGAGCCGCCCTCTGTACCACCTCTTGTTTCTCCAGAACGGGCCAAGGGGGCTCTCATGTTGGCATCTCACAGACTGATGGTACCCATGGTGGGCCCTGTGAATAAACCAGTGGACGAAGAACTTAGTGCTACATATATGGACAAGGCCAAGCAAGCTA AGCTACACAGGGGTGAGAGCAAACAGGATAAGCAGGTGAAGGAGGCTAGATCCAAGTGCCGAACAATTGCCTCGCTTTTGACTGACGCTCCTAACCCACACTCTAAAGGTGTGCTTATGTTCAAGAAGCGACGACAGCGTGCAAAGAAGTACACTCTCACCAGCTTTGGCAGTGTGGACGGAGAGAGCTACAGTACCACTGAGGGAGAAACAGAGGACGAAAGCTTTTTTCCTGGCAGTGATTCTGAGCTTGATGAGGACGGTTTTTCGGCTGCACCAGACCCCACCTGGGATAGCGGTTACTTGGACGTTCTAGATAGGAGAACTTCAGCGTGTATTGTGCCTGACAGAGATGTGAAAACCAACCTTGGCCTAAACGCCACCTCGGGTAAAGGGGCCCAGCTTTTTGAACAACAGCGGAAAAGAGCAGAAGAACATACGTCAAACCTGGTTACACCCTCCGTATTACCTATGTCATATCACCTGGGAGACACAACATTGGCATATACCCCATTTACTCCAGTTGCACCCTTGACAACTTTTCATAGTACCAATATGTTGAACGGGGAACCTTTGGTGGTGAGCAGGACAAGCGTTGTGTTGTCCTCCCCAGGCCAGACACCGATGCCATCTATGGCAGGAGCTTTACCAGAGCAAGCAGACTCATCAGTTGCCAGCTCAGTCCACAACAGAACTGCCAGGCCATTTGCCCCAGGCTGTGTAAGCCACAGAGCAGCAACTGCTCCGGTAGTCTTTAGACCCAACACTGCCAAAAAGGCTGAATCACAAATCAAGGCTGTGTCTGTGGCAACAATCCCAGCTTCCTTTTCTCCTGCTAGCTCAGAGGTGAAGAAAGCCGTGTCTACAACATCACTGTATATCCCTGCCAGACCGACCACCTTCAATGGCCTTTCCTCTGTGATCGGTCCATCCTCTTTGCTCTCTCCTTCCTCTGTCACTTCAGGTCCGTTTTCACCTCCCCCTTCAAATGCTCCATTCAACACCCCAACCTATTCCAGTTCCTCTGCTCCTTTTTCTCCAACAGCGTCTCACGCAACATCCTTAAATTCCCCATCTGTTATGGTCCAGCCTTATTCTTCTCAAACACAGGCAATGCCCCTCAGTCCTCCTTACCACAAAGTTTCTACACAATATCAGCCACCTCCACCAGTTCATGTGCCAGCACAGCCCTTCTCTCCCCCCTTTACAAATTCCCCAGTCCCTCCCAATGCCTTTATTCATGCCCCTGCCCCTCCCAATGCCTTTACTCATGCCCCTGCCTCTGCCCCTCACAATACCTTTATTCATGCCCTTGCTACTCCCTATGCCTTAACTCATGCCCCTGCCCCTCCCAATGCTTTTACTCATGCCCGTGCTCCAGCCTCTGTTCATGCCTATGCGCCTGTAACACCAAATGTGCAAACTTCCCCAACCCACAAGGTCTCTTTCAATCCATACATATCTGTGGCATCCACTACACCAGAATTACCAGATACACCAATGCCCCAGCAGTATCAAGAAGCAAAATCCACAGAGGGGATCTCTTCTCGAGAACAGCGGGCCTCAGTACCCGCTGGCCGCACTGGCATCCTACAGGAGGCTTGTCGTCGTGGCAGCAGCAAGAAACCAATGTTTAATACCCAAGAGGAGAAGAAGCCTCCGTCATACAACCCTGAACTACTGTCTCTAGTGCAGAACCTGGATGAAAGGTCCCATTCTGGTGCGGAAGCTGGGTTTGAGTCTGGCCCTGAGGAAGACTTACTCAACCTGGGTGCTGAGGCTTGTAACTTCATGCAGGCACAAAAAAACAAGATGCCACCACCAGTTGCTCCGAAAATAGGTCGTCCTGCCCCTGAGATTCCTCAGATGCAAGGCAAAGGGGCAGAGTTGTTTGCGCGCAGACAGAACCGCATGGACCGCTATGTGGTGGATAAATACCCAAAAACTCCAGAGCAGCCTCGTGATCCTTCACCCACCCCCTCCCTCCCAGCTCACTGGAAATACTCTCCCAACATCCGTGCCCCACCACCCATCAATTATAATCCACTGCTGTCACCATCCTGTCCCCCAGTGGCCCAGCGCAGCACCAAGGCTAATGATGCATCAAAAGTTGGGGTTAAAACAGCACCCGGCCAGCACAAACCTGGCATCAAGGCTCTTGACTTTATGAGCAGGCAGCCATACCAACTCAACTCCTCCTTGTTCAGTTATGGCGGTGGAGTCCCTCAGACCATCGCCAGTTATCAGCAGCAGCAGAATGGTATAAGCATGACAGGTAATTCCATTAACATGCCCAAGCAGGTCCCTGTTAAAGCAAGCCGCGTGTATGAAATCAAACGTTTCTCTACACCTACTCCCATGTCTGCACCCACAGCCCTCTCCCCTACTGTAATTGCCCCTCGCTCCGCCACCACTCTCGGGGAGCCAATGTGGCGTAGTGATGTCACGTCCCCACCTCCTGTTGCTCCACGACCCATGGCACCATTCTCCCCACCACCTCCTGCACCGACAACAGCCTTGCCTGCTCTCCCCAAAATATCTACAGTCCCCGTGCCTTATTCAGTGCCAATTCAACAGCCCACAACTCCCCTGCAAGCCTACACCCCATTCCAGGCAGCCAAGCAGTtccaaagtgccccagaattgaGTCCCCTGTCTGCCGGTCTACAATGCTCTGTGTCTGGAAGCAGCCAAAACCTGCGGGTACCGAGACCTCGCTTCAGTACATCGAGTATGGGGCTCCAACCAAATGTGTGGAGGCCTGGATCCATCCTATACTGA
- the myoz1b gene encoding myozenin-1b, with the protein MPGSGTPAPPNKRKKSSKIITDLSKISQYDQEDEKAETELDLGTKIKAPKDVMLEELSLMKNKGSKMFQMRQQRVEKFIISDENQQNLQDLAPSLGCEMTTPPAPSPKPEPPQEEVNTEAEKEERRREYAKTYVSPWEHAMKDDEALKETMKLKMPGPQVHEDLPKYKSFNKTALPFGGFEKASLVTFEAPEVKVTKEEPLPVSMMQYNLCSRPSFNRTPIGWACNEEHSHINVELDTFPFDGETDDL; encoded by the exons ATGCCTGGCTCTGGAACACCTGCTCCACCTAACAAGAGGAAGAAGTCTTCTAAAATCATCACAGACCTTTCAAAAATCTCACAGTATG ATCAGGAAGATGAGAAAGCTGAAACCGAACTGGACCTGGGGACCAAAATCAAGGCCCCTAAAGATGTGATGTTGGAGGAACTGTCCCTTATGAAAAACAAGGGCTCCAAAATGTTTCAGATGAGACAGCAAAGGGTGGAGAAATTCATTATTAGTGACGAGAACCAG CAAAACCTGCAGGACCTGGCTCCTTCTCTGGGCTGTGAGATGACAACTCCACCCGCTCCATCTCCCAAACCTGAGCCACCTCAAG AGGAAGTAAATACTGAGGCAGAGAAGGAAGAGAGAAGACGCGAGTATGCTAAAACATACGTATCGCCATGGGAACACGCTATGAAAGATGATGAGGCACTTAAAGAAACCATGAAGTTGAAAATGCCAGGGCCTCAAGTTCACGAGGACCTTCCAAAATACAAGAGCTTCAACAA AACGGCTCTCCCTTTCGGAGGATTTGAAAAGGCATCTCTTGTGACCTTTGAGGCCCCTGAGGTCAAGGTCACCAAAGAGGAACCTCTGCCTGTGTCTATGATGCAGTATAACCTTTGCAGTCGGCCTTCTTTCAACCGCACTCCAATTGGCTGGGCATGCAATGAGGAACACAGCCACATCAACGTCGAATTGGATACCTTCCCCTTTGATGGAGAAACTGATGACCTTTGA